A single region of the Polymorphum gilvum SL003B-26A1 genome encodes:
- a CDS encoding AAA family ATPase, with product MEHFPIVQALCRAALAQPTAAARKQVERLRDALSQAGDKKAASAIAALLTNADKMIEVAPSRLSRSRAEMPGEALTPKTQLPVDRETAAPLVDVIFPKDINSAPPLFNATVAEAIRSIIDEWRNFAELQEMDVQPSRTCLIYGAPGTGKTRLALWIAAQLEMPIVLARIDGLVSSFLGTTSRNIGSLFAFANRYRCILLLDEFDAVAKLRDDPQEVGEIKRVVNSLLQNLDARRDVGITIGITNHQNLLDPAVWRRFEVQLEIPKPDFHVRVEIARSFMPPVQAPEGHLRLLAWFTEGATGAEIEALVRTYKKSIAMRSGEPKHLLDTLRQFATLNSARLDPKRRELLFAENRVLFKEWSRDDQLQLSYEDIGKVAGKDKSTISRQIGKSASAYGDERG from the coding sequence ATGGAGCATTTCCCGATCGTGCAGGCACTGTGTCGAGCTGCCTTGGCGCAGCCCACGGCAGCTGCGCGCAAGCAGGTTGAGCGCCTGCGCGACGCGTTGAGCCAGGCCGGGGACAAGAAAGCCGCGTCTGCGATCGCGGCGCTTCTCACAAATGCCGACAAAATGATTGAGGTCGCTCCAAGCCGTCTCTCACGGTCTCGTGCAGAAATGCCGGGAGAGGCGCTCACGCCTAAAACGCAGCTGCCAGTTGACCGCGAGACAGCAGCCCCCCTAGTCGATGTGATCTTTCCGAAAGACATCAACTCAGCGCCGCCGCTCTTCAATGCGACAGTCGCCGAGGCCATCCGATCGATCATCGACGAGTGGAGGAATTTTGCTGAGCTTCAGGAAATGGACGTTCAGCCATCGCGAACGTGTCTGATCTATGGCGCTCCAGGAACCGGCAAGACCCGTCTTGCTCTTTGGATCGCGGCTCAGCTGGAAATGCCTATTGTACTCGCTCGTATCGACGGGCTTGTCTCCTCATTCCTGGGAACCACATCCCGCAACATCGGTAGCCTGTTTGCGTTTGCCAATCGCTACCGCTGTATCCTGCTGCTAGATGAGTTCGATGCTGTTGCCAAGCTCCGGGACGACCCGCAGGAAGTTGGAGAGATCAAGAGGGTCGTGAACTCACTCCTCCAGAATCTCGATGCACGGCGCGACGTCGGTATCACCATCGGCATCACGAACCATCAGAACCTGCTCGATCCAGCCGTCTGGCGGCGTTTCGAGGTTCAGCTTGAGATTCCAAAGCCCGACTTCCACGTTCGTGTCGAGATTGCGCGGAGCTTCATGCCGCCGGTGCAGGCGCCCGAAGGACATCTCCGGTTGCTCGCCTGGTTCACGGAAGGCGCGACCGGTGCAGAAATCGAAGCCCTGGTCCGCACCTACAAGAAGTCGATCGCGATGCGTAGTGGCGAACCGAAGCACCTACTCGATACGCTGCGACAGTTCGCAACCCTCAACAGCGCCCGTCTAGACCCCAAGCGGCGCGAACTTCTGTTTGCCGAGAACCGGGTGCTCTTTAAGGAATGGAGCCGGGATGACCAGCTTCAACTAAGCTACGAAGACATTGGCAAGGTCGCCGGCAAGGATAAATCCACGATTAGTAGACAGATCGGAAAGTCGGCCTCTGCCTACGGTGACGAAAGGGGATGA